One segment of Anopheles stephensi strain Indian chromosome 3, UCI_ANSTEP_V1.0, whole genome shotgun sequence DNA contains the following:
- the LOC118511798 gene encoding probable chitinase 10, whose protein sequence is MIAPGAIESPFCSNVKCFAFVVSSCRSNASLKGESIRMSLLPYKGLTIVGAWLVLTATAIRIEQPEPISFFRSSVEQIPPHGFEKQVADEESNEFGNEALPLRAAVESVPANLVDERLPLRDAVEFRILNMDHEIEDRVSQVKNVVKKQKIKLVPIDTRDVESFRVLSFPDKYAAYVLPSRPANMPMPYRAGSPYQQLLSSKDVAMVQNSYSKVFSSPLKAAANEYKVLCHMTNWGFYRKGEAQFVPEQLEPSLCTHIIYSFATLDPATLMMKEFDSWADLDNNMYYRTVAAAGDVPVLLGLGGWTDSVGNKYSEMVGSAANRRNFITNAIVFLKKHRFSGLHMDWNYPVCWQSDCSKGSDSDRTNFSKLIQEIRKAFSPEGLLISTSISGYKEVLMVSYDIAELSKHVDFMAVMTYDYHGSWEEQTGHVSPLYGSSYDKYPQYNTDYTMQLLVKMGADKSKLIVGVPFYGQTFKLAQTTRATPGEGSPTTGPGTAGDDTRQPGMLAYYEICQRVRKQKWKVGRDPDMKSGPYATNGEQWVGYDDPVSVTAKARYVMKSGFGGIAAWTVDLDDYQNRCCEERFPVLRAINRALGRLDTPVPSGMDCSRPAQPATPKPAEMTFSPDSGIQSTTSTPAHSHTTWPSWTPESTSTTRRTTTKAPTTTSTTTTTTSTTTTPRTTRWTTSATTTYSPPSTTVGTTIPVPGLVMPELSNAESCEGNQYKAHPTNCNSYYRCVLSEFKQQFCAGGLHWNDAAKLCDWPSSAKCEMDMGTQEPATTTTTSTTTRPTRTASRRTTTTPRTTTTRTTEETVTSRPTRRKTTAVPNTTRPTKKPVTTTKKPVSRPTETCNNGEYYPHKSCDSFYICVNEKKVAQQCGPGLYWSQMDKSCDWEENVNCVSNEQYFRLLTTFGALKVLSEDDPCDGNSHVPYPGDCNQYLVCNWGRLESASCADGLHWNQQLKICDWPSNVKCSQGGIPESTENISDENNGWQGSDQDIDGPQYVVSTTEKRTTTTARTTTAAPPATPPPVLEPLSGYYKMVCYFTNWAWYRKGYGKYTPDHIRTDLCTHIVYGFAVLDYSSLTIKTHDSWADIDNKFYTRVVAAKEKGVKVTLAIGGWNDSAGDKYSRLVRSASARSKFVEHVIGFLEKYGFEGLDLDWEYPVCWQVDCKKGFADEKEGFTELVRELSEAFKPRGWLLSAAVSPSKTVIDAGYDVAALAKYFDWIAVMTYDFHGQWDKQTGHVAPLYYHPEDEIDFFNANYSINYWIEKGAPSRKLVMGMPLYGQSFQLADTKKNGLNAKAPGAGQAGEFTRAAGFLAYYEICDRIQNKGWTVVQDELGRMGPYAYKGNQWVSFDDKESLLRKVQFIRAMDLGGGMIWALDLDDFKDRCGHGSHPLLTAIREGLREAPNGADVLPSIVPESTVDENIALGGETNTGISSPEKQQPNPIDSSEVEENFVDSDEYKVVCYFTNWAWYRQGNGKYLPEDIDADLCTHIVYGFAVLDREGLTIKPHDSWADIDNRFYERVVELKKKGKKVTVAIGGWNDSAGDKYSRLVRNAQARKRFVDNVMQFIAKYNFDGLDLDWEYPVCWQVDCKKGYADEKEGFASLVVELAAAFKPQGYLLSSAVSPSKKVIDAGYDVRTLSDYMDWIAVMTYDYHGQWDKQTGHVAPMYEHPDDVDKTFNANFTIHYWIEQGADPRKLVMGMPMYGQSFSLADVNDHGLNAKTYGGGEAGDQTRARGFLSYYEICSNINKKNWNVVRDRKGRMGPYAYKGDQWVSFDDQYMIRHKSEFIKAMGLGGAMIWALDLDDFRNICGCEEYPLLRTINRVLRNYPGPGPKCTLGSGKPSSSERPTTAMTTTTTTTTTTTTTTRKPTTTYRTTTSTMPTKAASTTRKTTRRPTSGMTTTSRPSTPSIDDLDNTHATSECDGRLFVPHESDCSKYYVCQHGKRYEQRCPANTVWNNGYCDWEENTNCKNKQRPVTSTSPTITTEDGSWMSSTSRPVTTTRRTTSSTTTTRRPTDRPTTAITTSTTPKPLPPSNELGPGNSDYKVVCYFTNWAWYRQGDGKYTPDDIDSTLCTHIVYGFAVLDRETLTIKTHDSWADIDNRFYERVVEQKRKGAKVTLALGGWNDSLGDKYSKLVRDAAARARFVKHAVEFIEKYDFDGLDLDWEYPVCWQVDCQKGYPDEKEGFAKLVQELAVEFRPRSWLLSAAVSPSKMVIDAGYDVPVLAEYFDWIAVMTYDFHGNWDKQTGHVAPLYYYPGDTYDYFNANFSINYWIEKGAPSRKLVMGMPLYGQTFSLADARRNGLNEKSYGPGEAGEFTRAGGFLSFYEICDKVNRQGWSVQRDPEGRIGPYAYSGNQWVSYDDVDEIRRKTRFVKQMNLGGGMVWALDLDDFRGKCGCGTHPLLRTMNLELGRISTQASENCT, encoded by the exons ATGATTGCGCCCGGGGCAATCGAAAGCCCGTTTTGTTCCAACgttaaatgttttgcttttgttgtcTCTTCCTGCAGATCCAATGCTTCGCTGAAAGGTGAAAGCATCAGAATGAGTCTTCTGCCATATAAAGGG CTGACCATTGTTGGTGCCTGGTTGGTGCTAACGGCGACGGCCATAAGAATCGAACAACCGGAACCGATCAGCTTCTTTCGCAGCAGCGTGGAACAGATTCCACCGCACGGATTCGAGAAACAGGTGGCCGACGAAGAGAGCAATGAGTTTGGCAACGAAGCTTTACCACTGCGAGCGGCCGTAGAAAGTGTTCCGGCGAATCT TGTCGACGAACGTCTACCACTGCGTGACGCCGTTGAATTTCGCATCCTGAACATGGATCACGAAATAGAGGACAGGGTCAGTCAGGTGAAAAATGTGGTCAAGAAGCAAAAGATCAAGCTGGTTCCCATCGATACGAGAGATGTGGAAAGCTTCCGCGTGTTGTCCTTCCCGGATAAGTATGCTGCGTACGTTTTACCCTCGCGGCCGGCCAATATGCCAATGCCGTATCGTGCGGGATCTCCATATCAACAGCTGTTGAGCAGCAAGGACGTTGCGATGGTGCAAAATTCGTATAGCAAAGTTTTCTCCAGCCCTCTGAAAGCAGCAGCCAACGAATATAAGGTACTGTGCCATATGACCAACTGGGGCTTTTATCGCAAGGGTGAAGCACAGTTCGTGCCGGAACAGTTGGAACCTAGTTTGTGTACGCACATAATATATTCGTTTGCAACCTTGGACCCGGCCACGCTCATGATGAAGGAGTTCGACAGTTGGGCCGATCTGGACAACA ATATGTACTATCGGAcagtggctgctgctggtgatgtacCGGTGCTGCTGGGTTTAGGCGGATGGACAGATTCTGTCGGCAACAAGTATTCCGAGATGGTTGGATCAGCGGCCAACCGGAGAAACTTCATAACTAATGCAATCGTTTTTCTGAAGAAACATCGCTTCTCTGGTTTGCACATGGATTGGAACTATCCCGTTTGCTGGCAGAGTGACTGTTCCAAGGGCTCCGATAGTGATCGTACCAACTTCAGTAAGCTCATTCAAGAAATACGGAAAGCATTTTCACCGGAGGGCCTGTTGATCAGTACAAGCATTTCGGGATACAAGGAGGTGCTAATGGTTTCGTACGATATTGCCGAGCTTTCGAAGCACGTTGATTTTATGGCCGTTATGACGTACGATTATCATGGCTCTTGGGAGGAACAAACTGGTCACGTGAGCCCATTGTATGGAAGTTCTTATGATAAATATCCGCAGTACAATACCGATTACACGATGCAGCTACTGGTTAAGATGGGCGCCGACAAGAGCAAACTTATCGTTGGGGTTCCTTTCTATGGACAAACGTTTAAATTAGCACAAACGACGAGAGCAACACCGGGCGAGGGTAGTCCAACTACCGGACCCGGAACAGCTGGCGATGACACTAGGCAGCCGGGCATGTTAGCTTATTACGAAATCTGTCAGCGTGTCCGTAAACAGAAATGGAAGGTAGGAAGGGATCCCGACATGAAGTCCGGTCCGTATGCTACCAACGGTGAGCAGTGGGTTGGATATGATGATCCTGTATCGGTCACAGCTAAAGCGCGGTATGTGATGAAGTCTGGGTTCGGTGGAATTGCAGCATGGACTGTCGATTTGGACGATTATCAAAACCGCTGTTGCGAGGAACGGTTTCCCGTGCTGAGAGCAATTAATAGAGCTCTGGGTCGGCTGGACACGCCGGTTCCATCCGGGATGGACTGTTCGCGTCCTGCACAACCCGCTACTCCGAAACCGGCAGAAATGACGTTTAGCCCTGATAGTGGAATCCAAAGCACAACGTCTACACCGGCACATTCACACACCACCTGGCCATCGTGGACACCGGAAAGCACATCCACAACAAGACGAACGACAACCAAAGCGCCTACCACTACTTCTACAACAactaccaccactagcacTACAACCACGCCTAGAACTACGAGATGGACCACTTCGGCGACAACGACGTACAGTCCTCCATCGACCACTGTTGGAACAACTATCCCTGTACCAGGACTTGTAATGCCGGAGCTCAGCAATGCAGAAAGCTGCGAAGGCAACCAATACAAGGCACATCCCACGAACTGTAATTCCTACTACCGTTGCGTTCTGTCCGAGTTCAAGCAACAGTTCTGCGCCGGCGGTCTTCATTGGAACGATGCAGCCAAGCTGTGCGATTGGCCATCATCAGCAAAGTGTGAAATGGACATGGGAACACAGGAACCAGCAACTACAACGACCACAAGTACAACTACACGACCCACCAGAACTGCATCAAGacgtactactactacaccGCGCACTACTACTACCAGAACCACCGAAGAAACAGTAACGTCCCGCCCGACTCGTCGGAAGACTACTGCAGTTCCGAATACAACAAGACCTACCAAAAAGCCTGTaaccaccaccaaaaagcCTGTAAGTCGCCCCACGGAAACCTGTAACAATGGCGAGTACTATCCACACAAGagctgcgacagtttctacaTTTGCGTGAACGAAAAGAAGGTGGCGCAACAGTGTGGTCCGGGGCTGTACTGGAGCCAGATGGATAAGAGTTGCGATTGGGAAGAAAACGTAAACTGTGTGAGCAATGAGCAATACTTTAGGTTGCTAACAACTTTCGGCGCCTTGAAGGTTCTGTCGGAGGACGATCCTTGTGATGGAAATTCACACGTTCCGTATCCGGGTGACTGCAACCAGTATTTGGTGTGTAACTGGGGTCGGTTAGAGTCGGCTAGCTGTGCCGATGGTCTGCACTGGAATCAGCAGCTTAAGATTTGTGATTGGCCCTCGAATGTAAAATGCTCGCAGGGAGGCATTCCTGAGAGTACGGAAAACATTTCCGACGAGAACAATGGTTGGCAGGGCTCGGATCAGGACATTGATGGGCCTCAGTACGTTGTATCGACCACGGAGAAACGGACCACTACTACAGCACGCACAACAACGGCCGCGCCTCCGGCGACACCTCCACCAGTTCTAGAGCCTCTGTCGGGGTACTACAAGATGGTTTGCTACTTTACTAACTGGGCCTGGTACAGGAAAGGGTACGGCAAGTACACGCCCGATCACATACGCACCGATCTCTGTACCCACATCGTGTATGGATTCGCGGTGCTGGACTACTCCTCCCTAACGATAAAAACTCATGACTCGTGGGCGGATATTGATAACAAATTCTACACCCGTGTGGTAGCAGCGAAAGAGAAAGGGGTGAAAGTCACTCTTGCCATCGGTGGTTGGAATGATTCGGCAGGCGATAAATACAGCCGGCTGGTGCGCAGTGCCTCTGCGAGATCGAAGTTTGTGGAGCATGTCATCGGATTTTTGGAAAAGTATGGATTCGAGGGTTTGGATCTGGATTGGGAGTATCCGGTCTGTTGGCAGGTGGACTGCAAGAAAGGATTCGCCGATGAAAAGGAAGGATTCACGGAGCTGGTTCGCGAGCTGTCGGAAGCGTTTAAGCCCCGCGGGTGGTTACTGTCGGCGGCCGTATCACCAAGCAAAACGGTTATCGACGCTGGATACGATGTGGCAGCATTGGCCAAGTATTTCGACTGGATCGCAGTAATGACGTACGATTTCCATGGACAGTGGGACAAGCAAACGGGGCATGTAGCGCCGCTGTACTACCATCCCGAGGATGAGATTGATTTCTTCAATGCG AACTATTCTATCAATTATTGGATCGAGAAGGGAGCACCATCGAGAAAGCTTGTTATGGGTATGCCACTTTATGGACAGTCTTTCCAACTAGCGGACACAAAGAAGAATGGACTCAACGCTAAGGCTCCAGGCGCTGGCCAGGCAGGCGAATTCACCAGAGCTGCAGGATTTTTAGCGTATTACGAG ATCTGTGATCGTATACAAAACAAAGGATGGACGGTGGTGCAGGATGAGCTAGGAAGAATGGGACCGTATGCATACAAGGGCAATCAGTGGGTATCATTCGATGATAAAGAATCGTTGCTGAGGAAGGTACAATTCATACGCGCCATGGATCTTGGAGGAGGTATGATCTGGGCGCTCgatttggacgacttcaagGATCGCTGTGGGCATGGAAGCCATCCATTGCTAACTGCAATCCGAGAGGGTCTGCGAGAAGCTCCAAACGGTGCCGATGTACTTC CATCCATTGTCCCGGAATCCACTGTggatgaaaatattgcactgGGCGGGGAAACAAACACCGGTATTTCTTCCCCGGAGAAACAGCAACCCAATCCAATCGATAGTTCCGAAGTGGAGGAAAACTTTGTTGATTCCGACGAGTATAAAGTGGTGTGCTACTTTACGAACTGGGCCTGGTATAGGCAGGGTAATGGAAAATATCTTCCTGAAGATATCGATGCCGACCTTTGTACCCACATAGTGTATGGGTTCGCCGTGCTGGATCGCGAAGGACTAACAATTAAACCGCACGATTCCTGGGCAGACATAGATAATCGCTTCTACGAGCGTGTTGTGGAGCTTAAGAAGAAAGGCAAGAAAGTGACCGTAGCGATTGGCGGATGGAACGATTCGGCTGGCGATAAGTACAGCCGGCTCGTGCGGAATGCGCAGGCAAGAAAGCGCTTTGTGGACAATGTGATGCAATTCATTGCGAAGTATAACTTCGATGGATTGGACTTGGATTGGGAGTATCCCGTCTGCTGGCAGGTCGATTGCAAGAAGGGATACGCTGATGAAAAGGAAGGATTTGCAAGCTTAGTAGTGGAGCTGGCAGCTGCCTTTAAGCCACAGGGCTATCTGCTATCGTCGGCGGTATCTCCAAGCAAGAAGGTGATCGATGCAGGGTACGACGTACGTACACTGTCCGATTACATGGACTGGATCGCAGTGATGACGTACGATTATCATGGTCAGTGGGACAAACAAACGGGACATGTCGCACCGATGTATGAACATCCCGATGATGTGGACAAAACGTTCAACGCCAACTTTACCATCCACTACTGGATTGAGCAGGGTGCGGATCCTCGCAAGCTGGTAATGGGAATGCCAATGTACGGCCAATCGTTCTCGCTCGCGGATGTTAATGATCATGGACTGAACGCTAAGACGTATGGAGGCGGTGAAGCTGGTGATCAAACACGTGCCCGAGGATTCTTGTCGTATTACGAA ataTGCTCCAACATCAACAAGAAGAACTGGAACGTTGTGCGAGACCGCAAGGGACGTATGGGTCCTTACGCTTACAAAGGCGATCAGTGGGTTTCGTTCGACGATCAGTACATGATACGTCATAAAAGCGAGTTCATCAAGGCAATGGGTCTTGGAGGAGCTATGATCTGGGCACTCGATTTGGATGATTTCCGTAATATTTGTGGGTGTGAAGAATATCCTTTGCTGCGCACCATCAATCGAGTGTTGCGAAACTATCCTGGTCCGGGTCCAAAATGTACGCTGGGATCTGGCAAACCATCGTCTTCCGAACGTCCAACTacagcgatgacgacgacgacaacaacgaccacgaccacgacgacaACCACCAGAAAACCCACAACTACCTACAGAACAACGACGTCCACGATGCCTACGAAGGCTGCATCAACTACAAGGAAAACTACCCGCCGACCGACTAGTGGCATGACCACTACGAGCCGGCCTTCCACACCATCCATAGATGATCTCGATAATACTCATGCTACTAGTGAATGCGACGGACGACTGTTCGTACCACATGAATCTGATTGCTCCAAGTACTACGTTTGTCAGCATGGCAAACGCTATGAGCAAAG ATGTCCTGCCAACACCGTCTGGAACAATGGATACTGTGACTGGGAGGAGAATACTAATTGTAAAAACAAGCAGCGCCCAGTAACCTCCACAAGCCCCACTATTACGACAGAAGATGGTAGTTGGATGTCTTCAACTAGCCGTCCGGTAACAACTACACGACGTACAACATCATCCACAACAACTACGCGACGTCCAACGGACAGACCCACAACAGCAATTACTACCAGCACTACACCAAAACCTCTGCCCCCATCGAATGAATTAGGTCCCGGAAATAGTGACTACAAAGTGGTGTGCTATTTTACCAACTGGGCCTGGTACAGACAAGGAGATGGAAAGTATACTCCCGACGATATCGATAGTACACTCTGCACCCACATAGTGTACGGTTTTGCTGTGCTCGATCGTGAAACTTTGACAATCAAAACTCACGACTCGTGGGCCGATATAGACAATCGGTTCTACGAGCGTGTTGTCGAGCAAAAGCGCAAAGGAGCGAAGGTCACTCTGGCGCTGGGCGGATGGAACGATTCGCTGGGCGATAAGTACAGCAAACTGGTGCGTGATGCCGCGGCTAGAGCTAGGTTTGTGAAGCATGCCGTCGAGTTCATCGAGAAGTATGATTTCGACGGGTTGGACCTTGATTGGGAGTACCCTGTTTGCTGGCAGGTCGATTGTCAGAAAGGATATCCCGACGAAAAGGAGGGCTTTGCTAAGCTGGTGCAGGAGCTTGCTGTCGAGTTCCGACCGAGAAGTTGGCTACTTTCGGCTGCCGTTTCTCCCAGCAAGATGGTTATCGATGCGGGGTATGATGTGCCAGTGCTGGCGGAGTATTTTGATTGGATTGCGGTCATGACTTACGATTTCCACGGTAACTGGGATAAGCAAACCGGCCATGTTGCACCACTGTACTACTATCCGGGCGATACTTACGATTATTTTAATGCCAACTTCTCCATCAACTATTGGATCGAAAAGGGAGCACCGTCGCGAAAGTTGGTCATGGGTATGCCCCTGTACGGCCAAACTTTTTCACTTGCCGACGCTCGCCGCAATGGGTTGAACGAGAAGTCGTACGGTCCGGGCGAAGCAGGAGAATTTACGCGCGCCGGAGGATTCCTGTCGTTTTACGAAATCTGTGACAAGGTTAATCGCCAGGGTTGGTCGGTGCAACGGGATCCAGAAGGTAGAATAGGCCCGTACGCGTACAGTGGAAACCAGTGGGTGTCGTATGATGATGTGGACGAGATCCGAAGAAAAACGCGGTTCGTCAAACAGATGAATCTAGGCGGTGGAATGGTGTGGGCGTTGGATCTGGACGACTTCAGAGGCAAATGTGGCTGTGGTACGCATCCGTTGCTGCGTACCATGAACTTGGAGCTTGGTCGCATCAGCACACAGGCGTCAGAAAATTGTACTTAG